The stretch of DNA TATCCCTATCACAAGTTTGATCAGAGAAGGGATTGTGCCGTTTGAATAACGAAGACAAGAACGTTGAAGAAATAGACGCCGAAGAAACGAACAATGGACTGCCGGAGAATTATGCGGAATTGAAAAAAGCCGCCGGACGTTCCGCCGATTGGAGAGCTCGTCTTGAAGCGGTGGAGGAGATGGGGAAATATCCTCACAGACAAGTCATTGATATCCTGACGCGGCTTGCGGAAAGTGATCCGGTATATACAGTGCAGGAAGCGGCTTACAGGAAGCTTGAAGCGTTCGGCGAGACTGTGGCGGCTCCTTCCAAGGACAAGCCCGAGCTGTTCAAAGGCGTTTCCAAAATTCTGCTGAGGGTCAAGAAAAGTCTCCCCCGTGAACATACGTATGAAGAGTTCAAAGAGAAGCTGAAGAAGATGAGAATCGACGTGTATGACGCTTATGAAGGCGAAAAAGGCGAAGGCTTCGACAAGTGGCTGGAGAGAAAATGGTCTTCGGTAAAATAACGGGATCAGCTAGGAGTAAAAACCATGATCATCGTCAGCTCTTGCCTGGCCGGTGTCGAGTGCCGGTACGACGGGTCGCATAATGTACTGGATAAAATACAGAAATTGGCCCGTGAGAACAAGGCTGTGCTGGTCTGCCCCGAAGTGTTGGGCGGGTGTCCCACGCCGCGCGAACCGGCCGAGATTGTGGGCGGAACGGGCGAAGATGTCTTAGCCGGAAACGCCAAGGTTATCGACCGGTCCGGCAGGGAGGTTACCGGGCTTTTTATCGAGGGCGCCTATAAAGCTCTCGAAACAGCGCGGAAGCACAATGCTTCTCTCATCGTTCTAAAAGAAAATAGCCCTTCCTGCGGCAGCCAAATGATTTATGACGGCCGGTTTGCGGGCAATAAAATCCCCGGAGAAGGCGTAACGGTAGCGCTGCTCAGACGGGAAGGCTTCAAAGTTATTTCGGAAAAAGAGTTCGCTTCCGGGGAGTTCGATGCTCAGTAAACCGACTCCGCCAGGGTGAAT from Paenibacillus sophorae encodes:
- a CDS encoding DUF523 domain-containing protein: MIIVSSCLAGVECRYDGSHNVLDKIQKLARENKAVLVCPEVLGGCPTPREPAEIVGGTGEDVLAGNAKVIDRSGREVTGLFIEGAYKALETARKHNASLIVLKENSPSCGSQMIYDGRFAGNKIPGEGVTVALLRREGFKVISEKEFASGEFDAQ
- a CDS encoding HEAT repeat domain-containing protein, whose product is MDAEETNNGLPENYAELKKAAGRSADWRARLEAVEEMGKYPHRQVIDILTRLAESDPVYTVQEAAYRKLEAFGETVAAPSKDKPELFKGVSKILLRVKKSLPREHTYEEFKEKLKKMRIDVYDAYEGEKGEGFDKWLERKWSSVK